The Trichoderma atroviride chromosome 5, complete sequence genome contains a region encoding:
- a CDS encoding uncharacterized protein (EggNog:ENOG41~TransMembrane:4 (i27-55o61-80i101-118o124-145i)), whose protein sequence is MSNKPEPSSGAIQQQQRKKRGLIPPELVDLLVTPVQVGAWSGAVGVMAGVAGAIARDTSPVASGAVTGFQWFALGGSFWFTRSVTVRAMGGDQQLRPVDKTIASTVGGSAAGAVAGLIRGPGKILPAMVMWGVLGAGGQMAVNGLSNRKPKVKDENDSWFRSKWSPLKKLTDQEYIDMMEEKILRVEADIALIDERITELKSIDQRTKDENRT, encoded by the exons ATGAGTAACAAGCCAGAGCCCTCGTCCGGCGccattcagcagcagcagcgcaaaaaaagaggcttAATACCTCCAGAGCTTGTAGATCTTCTGGTTACTCCCGTGCAAGTCGGGGCATGGTCCG GTGCTGTGGGAGTAATGGCCGGTGTTGCCGGTGCCATTGCGAGAGACACCAGTCCTGTTGCCAGTGGTGCCGTAACTGGATTTCAATGGTTTGCTTTGGGAGGAAGTTTCTGGT TCACTAGATCCGTCACCGTCAGGGCAATGGGAGGTGACCAGCAACTAAGGCCAGTCGACAAAACTATCGCAAGCACAGTAGGAGgatcagcagctggagcagtgGCCGGATTGATAC GCGGACCAGGCAAGATTCTACCCGCCATGGTCATGTGGGGAGTGCTGGGGGCAGGCGGACAGATGGCTGTCAACGGCTTGAGTAACAGGAAACCTAAAGTCAAGGATGAAAATGACAGCTGGTTCAGGTCGAAATGGAGCCCATTGAAGAAGCTCACAGACCAGGAGTACATCGacatgatggaggagaagattcTGAGAGTAGAGGCGGACATTGCTCTCATCGATGAGCGGATTACAGAGCTAAAGTCAATTGATCAGAGAACCAAGGATGAGAATAGGACATGA
- a CDS encoding uncharacterized protein (SECRETED:SignalP(1-33)) gives MAVLLASTTSALSALSAPSALLLPLKRTSSGAATCVRMLPTHPRPKLRPPLEPPPQLSLPAAPRLNLQKRTVSEAADGSASAAADSKASPFGAARPIDTAAREKEIEEKRLQSIQEKREADEKAKDEKRLAKEAAAAAAKAEAEAEAEAKEAAKTAEAAEAAEAAEAKPEAKAEPETETKTEGEAKVEGEAANDAAGEKVPIRTREQPKEAPKEAPKSRATESGNWRSEPRTPRGPPNRGDRGDRADRGDRADRSGRGGPARGPRNENRAPRSNGQQAAAPVAEGDAPAPAPAPAPTADEDGWTTVAVGKKGRTGRV, from the coding sequence ATGGCCGTCCTCCTCGCCAGTACAACGAGCGCCCTGAGCGCCCTGAGCGCGCCGAGCGCACTGCTACTGCCGCTGAAAAGGACTTCCAGTGGCGCAGCAACATGCGTCCGGATGCTGCCAACGCACCCGCGGCCGAAACTCCGGCCTCCCCTGGAGCCGCCGCCCCAGCTCAGCCTGCCGGCCGCCCCCCGCCTGAACCTCCAGAAGCGCACCGTTTCAGAGGCCGCTGACGGCTCTGCCTCTGCGGCCGCGGACTCCAAGGCCAGCCCCTTTGGTGCTGCTCGCCCCATCGACACTGCGGCgagggaaaaggagattgaggagaagagactGCAAAGTATCCAGGAGAAGCGAGAGGCGGAcgagaaggccaaggatgagaagcGTCTGGCTAaggaagccgccgccgccgccgccaaggctgaggctgaagctgaggctgaggccaaAGAGGCCGCCAAGACTGCTGAGGCCGCTGAGGCCGCTGAGGCCGCTGAGGCCAAGCCTGAAGCAAAAGCTGAACCCGAGACAGAGACCAAGACAGAGGGAGAGGCAAAGGTAGAGGGAGAAGCGGCAAATGATGCGGCAGGAGAGAAAGTCCCCATCCGAACCCGGGAGCAGCCCAAGGAGGCTCCCAAGGAGGCGCCCAAATCAAGAGCCACTGAGTCTGGCAACTGGAGATCTGAGCCACGAACACCCCGTGGACCTCCCAACCGTGGCGATCGAGGCGATCGAGCTGACCGTGGTGATCGAGCTGACCGTAGCGGCCGCGGAGGCCCGGCCCGAGGACCTCGCAACGAGAACCGCGCACCTCGATCCAACGGCCAGCAGGCTGCTGCACCTGTAGCAGAGGGCGATGCCCCTGCCCCTGCCCCTGCCCCTGCCCCGACTGCTGATGAGGACGGCTGGACTACCGTTGCGGTCGGCAAAAAGGGACGCACCGGTCGAGtgtaa
- a CDS encoding uncharacterized protein (EggNog:ENOG41), which translates to MTSVFLLRQQSPSPPQILLLRRSPQDSYPLKWEAPGGSADVTDASILAAAARELFEETALSESHFHAVLGMTKQKAEDLFTAGDEEERPANWGIDPNDEQAQDIKVQVSEEMTVLFTTFHEPDGIWGKVNFLATAKGQDPKVKIDAEEHVEWGWFTEEQVRTGRAARADIFTEASFSDDILVDGDRRVMEFTSQAVWGSLLEAFRVGREMGIIV; encoded by the coding sequence ATGACCAGCgtcttcctcctccgccagcaatccccatcgccgcctcagatcctcctcctccgccgctcCCCGCAGGATTCCTACCCGCTCAAATGGGAAGCCCCCGGCGGCTCAGCCGATGTCACCGACGCATCgatcctcgccgccgccgcgcgGGAACTCTTTGAGGAAACTGCCCTTTCGGAGAGTCACTTTCACGCTGTGCTGGGGATGACGAAGCAGAAGGCCGAGGATCTGTTTACGGCTGGGGACGAGGAAGAAAGGCCGGCTAATTGGGGCATTGACCCAAACGACGAACAAGCACAGGATATAAAAGTGCAGGTTTCGGAGGAAATGACGGTTCTCTTCACAACGTTTCACGAACCGGACGGGATTTGGGGAAAAGTAAACTTTCTGGCCACTGCAAAGGGTCAGGATCCAAAAGTCAAGATTGATGCCGAGGAGCATGTCGAATGGGGATGGTTCACGGAGGAACAGGTCCGGACGGGAAGGGCTGCGAGGGCAGACATCTTTACGGAAGCGAGTTTCTCTGATGACATTCTTGTGGATGGGGATAGGAGGGTCATGGAGTTTACGAGCCAGGCTGTTTGGGGGTCTTTGCTGGAGGCGTTTAGGGTGGGGAGGGAGATGGGGATTATTGTCTAA
- a CDS encoding uncharacterized protein (TransMembrane:9 (n3-10c15/16o25-48i92-112o124-145i166-186o226-250i363-384o426-448i469-488o517-535i)) yields MWPLSLLSSCGQDACAPPSSVTTAALLSALPFAAVFVAANTVAVRLVFPKLSAAAHDEMRDGEGHVLPAHAPAALRQVHAEHGSKGWRRRGAAWAFGTTVGLAATLGALIMAEIVEAVDAAARTLALRVTVPALLFMLVVLVPWLECRSLVASAGWSFQPTARGRVPRMALGLQALLFGGWLFAFWSMGSVVPRAEIVLRSPPPPGDGRARGTVGEDLTRACLERIGVVGISLMALLSGFASVSAPWHTLSSAELRRRRPLTEADLNRKQTGLDATNEMLVTKKHRLHYLERKVAEDAAAKEGRSGGLVGLVMGSIRGQSGEQLEMQTLRMEIAGLEAMEANLSSNLLLMKSQRAASARASTALGRLLLVPSYLFSAYCVYRILATSLTTLRRASSPSASFASSDPINRFLGLLARHWDPKLDQMAWARLISFALSGVILVASANSAVQTFHLFAKWTPGLLRHAQANLALAVGQVIATYVISASLLLRSQLPSEARSAVGGVLRGALTPAFVDGWFEGWFLLGSVVTALGIWVGRKIGAAEEGWDDYGMEEMGAKRS; encoded by the coding sequence ATGTGGCCCTTGTCGCTGCTCTCCTCGTGCGGCCAAGATGCCTGCGCTCCGCCCAGCAGCGTCACGACGGCCGCGCTGCTGTCGGCGCTGCCCTTtgccgccgtcttcgtcgcGGCAAACACCGTCGCCGTGCGCCTCGTCTTCCCGAAGCTGAGCGCGGCGGCGCACGACGAGATGCGCGACGGCGAGGGCCACGTCCTGCCGGCGCACGCGCCCGCAGCGCTGCGCCAGGTGCACGCCGAGCACGGCTCCAagggctggcggcggcgaggcgcGGCCTGGGCCTTTGGCACGACGGTCGGGCTGGCGGCGACGCTGGGCGCGCTCATCATGGCCGAGATCGTCGAGGCGGTCGATGCGGCGGCGCGCACCCTGGCGCTGCGCGTGACGgtgccggcgctgctgttcatgctggtggtgctggtgccgtgGCTGGAGTGCCGGTCGCTGGTGGCCAGCGCGGGCTGGAGCTTCCAGCCGACGGCCAGGGGGCGCGTGCCGCGCATGGCGCTGGGGCTGCAggcgctgctgtttggcGGCTGGCTGTTTGCCTTTTGGTCCATGGGCAGCGTCGTGCCGCGCGCCGAGATTGTGCTGcggtcgccgccgcctccggGCGATGGCAGGGCCAGGGGCACCGTGGGCGAGGACCTGACGCGGGCGTGTCTGGAGCGGATCGGCGTGGTGGGCATCTCGCTCATGGCGCTGCTGTCGGGCTTTGCGTCGGTGTCGGCGCCGTGGCACACGTTGAGCAGTGCCGAGctgcggaggcggaggccCCTGACCGAGGCGGACCTGAACCGCAAGCAGACGGGGCTGGACGCGACGAACGAGATGCTCGTCACCAAGAAGCACCGGCTGCACTATCTGGAGAGGAAGGTTGCCGAGGATGCGGCCGCCAAGGAGGGCAGGTCGGGCGGGCTCGTTGGGCTCGTCATGGGGTCGATCCGCGGCCAGTCGggcgagcagctggagatgcagaCGCTGCGGATGGAGATTGCCGGCCTGGAGGCCATGGAGGCGAACCTGTCGTCCaacctgctgctgatgaagagccagCGCGCGGCCTCGGCCCGGGCATCCACCGCGCTGGGCCGCCTCCTGCTCGTGCCGTCGTACCTGTTCAGCGCCTACTGCGTGTACCGCATCCTGGCCACGTCGCTGACGACGCTGCGGCGCGCATCGTCGCCCTCGGCCAGcttcgccagcagcgaccCCATCAACCGCTTCCTGGGCCTGCTGGCGCGCCACTGGGACCCGAAGCTGGACCAGATGGCCTGGGCGCGCCTCATCAGCTTCGCCCTCAGCggcgtcatcctcgtcgccaGCGCAAACAGCGCCGTCCAGACGTTCCACCTGTTTGCCAAGTGGACGCCGGGCCTGCTGCGCCACGCGCAGGCCAACCTCGCGCTGGCCGTGGGCCAGGTCATTGCGACGTATGTCATCTCGGCCAGTTTGTTGCTGCGAAGCCAGCTGCCCAGCGAGGCGAGGAGTGCCGTGGGGGGCGTGCTGAGGGGGGCGCTGACGCCGGCCTTTGTCGATGGCTGGTTTGAAGGCTGGTTCTTGCTGGGGAGCGTCGTGACGGCCTTGGGCATCTGGGTTGGGAGGAAGATTGgcgcggcggaggaggggTGGGATGATTATgggatggaggagatgggagCCAAGAGGTCgtga
- a CDS encoding uncharacterized protein (EggNog:ENOG41) has translation MPLTSSVSDASSRRQSKLSFATALPKPDGAPLNKTSSGSSATKRRPLGVQKRSSDGPKARPPSPPPHTRFERHVGFDNVPIGESSKKVPSSVVLTVKHNGYQPRRRSRTFMVGLDENPYSEYAVQWLLDELVDDGDEIICVRVIEKDMRLTEKSYYSDAQQVMDSIMAKNGSNRAVAFILEYAVGKLHSTFQSLIQLYQPAMLIVGTRGRSLGGLQGLVNNRNSFSKYCLQYSPVPVVVVRPSEKRNKKKAKRTNDNSRQTYVSMLAATHGKHEADSETSSTYELEVQISPDEEAHQVAQVLGLPAKFDPTIKPHHESVPLRSKSPDAAPGPRTSIARRVVSDPMPSSAPPSAPNSEDEEDDEEEEFEVMTGAEALDQQQKLDQLHKMEASEAAALKHGINAEEEDESDEAQGRNSESTS, from the exons ATGCCTCTCACTTCTAGCGTTAGCGACGCTTCTTCGCGACGACAATCGAAACTCAGCTTCGCCACTGCGCTGCCAAAACCCGACGGAGCCCCGTTGAACAAGACCTCGTCAGGCTCGTCGGCCACCAAGCGGCGTCCCCTAGGCGTGCAGAAACGATCGTCTGACGGTCCCAAAGCGcgtcctccttctcctccaccacaCACCAG ATTTGAGCGCCACGTTGGCTTCGACAATGTGCCCATCGGCGAATCATCCAAAAAAGTTCCATCGTCAGTTGTACTCACTGTGAAGCACAATGGATACCAACCGCGTCGAAGATCACGAACATTCATGGTTGGCCTCGACGAGAATCCATACTCAGAGTACGCTGTCCAATGGTTGTTGGATGAGCTTGTCGACGACGGTGACGAGATTATTTGCGTGCGCGTGATCGAAAAAGACATGAGACTCACCGAGAAATCATATTACAGCGATGCACAGCAAGTCATGGATAGCATCATGGCAAAGAACGGTAGTAACAGAGCCGTTGCTTTCATTCTGGAGTATGCCGTGGGCAAACTACACTCTACTTTTCAGTCGTTA ATCCAGCTCTATCAGCCAGCCATGCTGATTGTGGGCACCCGAGGACGATCTCTTGGCGGCCTCCAAGGACTTGTCAACAATCGCAACTCGTTTTCCAAGTACTGTCTGCAGTACTCTCCTGTACCCGTCGTCGTTGTCAGGCCCAGCGAGAAacgaaacaagaaaaaggcaaagcgTACAAACGATAATTCGCGACAGACATATGTCAGCATGCTAGCCGCCACTCACGGTAAACATGAAGCCGACAGCGAGACCAGTAGTACCTACGAACTGGAGGTTCAAATATCACCCGACGAGGAGGCGCATCAGGTAGCACAGGTTCTGGGGCTGCCTGCTAAATTCGACCCAACCATTAAGCCTCACCACGAGTCTGTGCCGCTGAGGTCGAAATCCCCCGACGCGGCGCCCGGCCCCCGAACTAGTATTGCGCGTCGCGTCGTGTCTGATCCGATGCCTTCTAGTGCTCCTCCCAGCGCTCCCAATagtgaggatgaagaggatgacgaagaagaagagtttgaGGTCATGACGGGAGCGGAGGCACTGGATCAACAGCAGAAGCTAGACCAGCTTCACAAAATGGAGGCTAGCGAGGCAGCTGCTCTTAAGCATGGAATAAAcgcggaggaagaggacgaatCGGATGAGGCCCAGGGGCGAAATTCTGAGAGCACATCCTAG
- a CDS encoding uncharacterized protein (TransMembrane:2 (i195-217o229-252i)) yields the protein MATYQNGGAPARAIADDSDVEEEALVAEYKEHVQYEDGDELSQTTSLNLAQQTDDIQSRLLQAAQPLDFSAPLEVKFQSYDAYCSLFHYILNSDGPVDLEPPSYYWAWDVIDEFIYQFNSFSSYRSRIARQANNEEEIQILRENPNTWGCYSVLNVLYSLIQRSQITEQLGAMKRNEDPMAVAGEYGSKNLYRMLGYFSIIGLLRVHCLLGDFGLALKTLDDIELNKKAMFARVMAAHFTTYYYVGFSYMMMHRYADAIRMFSHILIYVSRTKNFQKNAQFDSITKKNEQMYALIAICVAFHPTRLDDTIHSALREKYGDQLLKMQRGGPESLPIFEELFRTACPKFISPVPPDFDNPESNIDPVEHHLAIFMDEVKTNMYSPTIKSYLRLYTTMDLTKLAGFLEVKPDELRSWLLVTKQRTKQLRWQDQGLLDGELVNVSDLDYALQGDLIHISEAKVGRKLVDWYLRNLSRTYN from the exons ATGGCGACGTACCAGAACGGAGGGGCTCCGGCCCGCGCGATTGCTGACGACAGCGACGTCGAGGAGGAAGCCCTGGTGGCCGAATACAAGGAACACGTCCAGTacgaagacggcgacgagctcAGCCAGACGACGTCGCTCAACCTGGCCCAGCAGACCGACGATATCCAGTCCCGCCTCCTGCAGGCCGCCCAGCCCCTGGACTTCTCAGCACCCCTGGAGGTCAAGTTCCAGAGCTACGACGCCTACTGCAGCTTGTTCCACTACATTTTGAACTCTGATGGCCCTGTTGATCTCGAGCCTCCTTCG TACTACTGGGCTTGGGATGTGATTGATGAGTTCATCTATCAGTTCAACTCTTTCAGCTCTTACCGAAGCCGAATCGCGAGACAAGCCAACAATGAGGAGGAGATTCAGATCCTGCGCGAGAACCCCAACACCTGGGGCTGCTACAGCGTTCTCAACGTCCTGTACTCGCTGATCCAGCGATCTCAGATCACCGAGCAGCTCGGAGCCATGAAGCGCAACGAGGACCCCATGGCCGTGGCCGGCGAGTACGGCTCTAAGAACCTGTACCGCATGCTGGGATacttctccatcatcggtCTGCTGCGCGTTCACTGCTTGCTGGGTGATTTCGGCCTGGCTCTCAAGACGCTCGATGACATTGAGCTCAACAAGAAGGCCATGTTCGCCCGTGTCATGGCGGCTCACTTCACGACCTACTACTATGTCGGTTTCTCCTACATGATGATGCACCGATATGCCGATGCCATCCGCATGTTCTCCCACATCTTGATCTATGTCTCAAGGACCAAGAACTTCCAGAAGAACGCCCAGTTCGACTCCATCACCAAGAAGAACGAGCAGATGTATGCTCTGATTGCCATCTGCGTGGCTTTCCACCCCACCAGACTGGATGACACCATCCACAGCGCCCTGCGCGAGAAGTACGGCgaccagctgctgaagatgcagcGTGGCGGCCCCGAGTCGCTGCCCATCTTTGAGGAGCTGTTCCGCACCGCCTGCCCCAAGTTCATCTCCCCCGTTCCTCCGGACTTTGACAACCCCGAGTCCAACATCGACCCCGTGGAACACCAcctggccatcttcatggaCGAGGTCAAGACCAACATGTACAGCCCCACCATCAAGTCTTACCTCCGACTCTACACCACCATGGATCTCACCAAGCTCGCCGGCTTCCTCGAGGTGAAGCCCGATGAGCTGCGATCCTGGCTCCTGGTCACCAAGCAGCGCACCAAGCAGCTGCGATGGCAGGACCAGGGTCTCCTGGATGGCGAGCTGGTCAACGTCAGCGACCTTGACTATGCTCTCCAGGGA GACCTCATTCACATCTCAGAAGCCAAGGTTGGCCGAAAGTTGGTTGACTGGTACCTCCGCAACCTGTCTCGCACCTACAACTAA
- a CDS encoding uncharacterized protein (TransMembrane:1 (i364-385o)~BUSCO:EOG092D0ACX), giving the protein MPVVTPEKLASLQKQSQDVRNICILAHVDHGKTSLTDALLATNGIISPKLAGKIRYLDSRPDEQTRGITMESSAISLYFSMLRRSAPDATPEAKEYLINLIDSPGHIDFSSEVSTASRLCDGAVVLVDAVEGVCSQTVTVLRQSWIEKLKPLLVINKIDRLVTELKMTPQEAYVHLSKLLEQVNAVLGSFFQGERMEEDLNWRERMEERVNATAATKASTASDTASEVGDLQFEELDDEDLYFAPEKNNVIFSSAIDGWAFTCRQFASLYEKKLGIKRGIMERCLWGNFYLDPKTKKVLGQKHLKGRNLKPMFVQLVLEPVWTVYQATIGANGGRGDPALLEKVTKSLNITIAPHILRARDPRLLLTTVFASWLPLSTALLVSVIESLPSPPTAQAERLPSVIDESPDAQCIDKSVRDAMVSFKTEKSDPVVAYVSKMVSIPESELPENKRRTGQMTGEEARELARQKRAAAAALAAANNPSEEDMMTQALETVNLDDITPAAEEEKIDPEHLIGFARIFSGTLSVGDTLYVIPPKWSPANPHADPEPQQITVKSLYMFMGRSLEALNSVPAGVVFGIGGLEGKILKSGTLCSTLEGAVNLAGISLAGKPIVRVALEPVNPADLDKMIQGLHLLVQSDPCAEYEQFASGEHVLLTAGELHLERCLLDLKERFARCDIQAGAPIVPYRETIVKAEEMRPPANKELGRGTIVSSTSSKQVNLTLRVQPLPTNVTDFLVKNGDAIKRLYNVRKLVEGGGEESNEEAIEADTELTAGAAISVEELKTQLQKELETGKGREGWKGLVDRIAGFGPRRTGPNLLIDATKDGILTKIFAAAKAPDATPWSDDKLRPSHLSDKITYAFQLGTAQGPLCNEPMQGVAVFIEDVSLNLSEDDTSARDKLNRLTGEVIKAFQSSLRAAFLDWSPRLMLAMYTVEIQTSTEVLGRVYDVLTRRRGRVVSEAMKEGTPFFTIQAMLPVAESFGFADEMRKRTSGAAQPQLIFAGFEILDEDPFWVPFTEDDLEDLGELADKENVAKRYMDGVRKKKGLLVEGRTVARDAEKQKTLKR; this is encoded by the exons ATGCCGGTTGTAACACCAGAAAAGCTGGCCAGCTTGCAGAAGCAGTCGCAAGATGTCCGAAAT ATCTGCATTCTGGCTCACGTGGATCATGGCAAAACTTCATTAACAGATGCCCTACTGGCCACCAATGGCATCATATCTCCCAAGCTGGCCGGCAAGATCCGCTACCTGGACTCGAGACCCGATGAGCAAACTCGAGGCATCACCATGGAGTCGTCCGCCATCTCACTCTACTTCTCCATGCTACGACGATCTGCTCCCGACGCTACCCCTGAGGCAAAGGAGTACCTGATCAACCTGATTGATTCACCGGGCCACATTGACTTTAGCAGCGAAGTGTCCACCGCCTCAAGATTATGTGATGGCGCTGTTGTGCTGGTGGATGCCGTCGAAGGAGTTTGCAGTCAGACCGTCACCGTCCTAAGACAGAGCTGGATCGAAAAGCTCAAGCCACTCCTGGTCATTAACAAGATCGATAGACTTGTTACGGAGCTCAAAATGACACCTCAAGAGGCATATGTCCACCTGAGCAAACTCTTAGAGCAGGTCAATGCAGTCctgggcagcttcttccagggCGAACGTATGGAAGAAGATCTCAactggagagagagaatggaggaGCGTGTAAATGCCACAGCCGCAACCAAGGCTTCGACGGCTAGCGATACGGCTAGCGAAGTTGGAGACCTCCAATTTGAAGAACTCGATGACGAAGATCTATATTTCGCTCCAGAGAAGAACAATGTCATTTTCAGCAGCGCTATTGATGGCTGGGCATTTACCTGCAGACAATTTGCAAGCCTGTacgaaaagaagctgggaATCAAACGAGGCATCATGGAAAGATGTCTATGGGGCAACTTTTACTTGGATCCCAAGACGAAGAAGGTGCTAGGGCAGAAACATCTAAAGGGCCGTAACCTCAAACCCATGTTTGTCCAGTTGGTACTTGAGCCCGTCTGGACCGTGTACCAAGCCACTATTGGCGCTaatggaggcagaggagaccCGGCGCTCCTCGAAAAAGTCACAAAGTCACTCAACATCACAATTGCTCCTCACATCCTTCGAGCTCGAGATCCCCGACTTTTGCTGACCACAGTATTCGCTTCGTGGCTACCGCTTTCAACCGCCTTGTTGGTCTCTGTTATCGAATCGCTCCCGTCACCCCCTACAGCACAGGCCGAGCGACTTCCTTCCGTCATCGACGAATCTCCAGATGCCCAGTGTATTGATAAGTCAGTCAGAGATGCCATGGTCTCTTTCAAAACCGAAAAATCGGACCCCGTCGTTGCATACGTGAGCAAGATGGTGTCTATTCCCGAAAGCGAACTACCTGAAAATAAGAGGCGCACCGGTCAAATGACTGGAGAGGAAGCGAGAGAATTGGCTCGGCAGAAGCGtgcagcggctgctgccttggcgGCCGCTAACAACCCGAGTGAGGAGGATATGATGACCCAGGCGCTAGAGACTGTTAACCTCGACGATATCAcgccagctgctgaagaagaaaagattgaTCCGGAGCACTTGATTGGCTTTGCCAGAATCTTTTCGGGAACGCTCTCCGTGGGAGACACGTTATATGTCATCCCGCCCAAGTGGTCACCAGCCAACCCTCACGCAGATCCCGAGCCTCAGCAAATCACTGTAAAATCACTGTACATGTTCATGGGAAGAAGTCTGGAAGCGCTAAACAGCGTACCCGCCGGTGTCGTTTTCGGTATCGGGGGCCTGGAAGGCAAGATTCTCAAATCAGGAACTCTTTGCAGCACACTCGAAGGAGCTGTCAACTTGGCGGGTATCAGCCTAGCCGGAAAGCCAATCGTGCGTGTTGCACTCGAGCCCGTCAACCCAGCTGATCTGGACAAGATGATCCAGGGCCTGCATCTACTTGTGCAGAGCGACCCCTGTGCGGAGTACGAGCAGTTTGCCAGCGGAGAGCACGTTTTGCTAACTGCTGGTGAACTTCACCTCGAGAGATGTCTCTTGGATCTGAAGGAAAGGTTTGCGCGATGCGATATCCAGGCTGGTGCGCCTATTGTGCCTTACAGAGAGACGATTGTCAAGGCAGAGGAGATGCGCCCTCCTGCTAACAAGGAGCTTGGCCGCGGAACTATTGTGTCTTCTACGAGCTCCAAGCAGGTGAACTTGACCCTACGTGTGCAGCCACTGCCTACGAATGTCACAGATTTCTTGGTCAAGAATGGCGATGCAATCAAACGCTTGTACAATGTACGAAAGTTGGtagaggggggaggggaagagaGCAACGAGGAAGCCATTGAGGCAGATACCGAGCTTACCGCTGGCGCAGCCATATCAGTGGAAGAGCTAAAGACGCAGCTACAGAAAGAGCTGGAGACTGGAAAGGGCCGCGAAGGATGGAAAGGCCTGGTAGACCGAATCGCGGGCTTTGGGCCGAGGCGGACAGGCCCCAATCTCCTCATCGATGCCACCAAAGATGGCATTCTTACAAAAATctttgctgcagccaaggcACCTGATGCGACACCTTGGTCTGACGACAAACTCCGTCCCAGCCATCTCTCCGATAAAATCACATATGCTTTCCAGCTAGGAACGGCACAGGGACCTTTGTGCAATGAGCCCATGCAAGGCGttgccgtcttcatcgaggACGTTTCCTTGAACCTTTCGGAAGACGATACATCTGCCCGCGATAAGCTGAACAGGCTTACGGGAGAGGTCATCAAGGCGTTCCAATCGTCACTACGGGCAGCCTTCCTGGACTGGTCTCCGCGACTCATGCTCGCCATGTACACGGTTGAAATCCAGACTTCTACAGAGGTATTGGGACGAGTCTACGACGTGCTGACCCGCCGCAGGGGCCGCGTGGTATCCGAGGCAATGAAGGAGGGAACACCATTCTTCACCATCCAAGCCATGCTGCCGGTAGCTGAGAGCTTTGGCTTTGCAGACGAGATGCGCAAGCGGACTAGCGGAGCGGCCCAGCCGCAGCTGATTTTCGCTGGATTTGAGATCCTGGACGAAGATCCGTTCTGGGTGCCGTTTACCGAGGACGACCTGGAGGACCTCGGAGAATTGGCGGATAAGGAAAATGTAGCGAAGCGGTACATGGATGGCgtgcggaagaagaagggcctGCTGGTGGAGGGTAGGACCGTGGCCAGAGATgcggagaagcagaagacgcTCAAGAGGTAG